From a single Notolabrus celidotus isolate fNotCel1 chromosome 7, fNotCel1.pri, whole genome shotgun sequence genomic region:
- the atp5md gene encoding ATP synthase membrane subunit DAPIT, mitochondrial has product MGGHDAGTAHQFSGIAKYFNAYTITGRRNCVLLTYASIATIALFFKLKPKKQAAITEK; this is encoded by the exons ATGGGGGGACACGATGCAGGAACCGCACACCAGTTCTCTGGGATCGCTAAGTACTTCAACGCATACACAATCACAGGAAGGAGGAAT TGTGTCTTGCTCACATATGCCAGCATAGCGACCATTGCTCTTTTCTTCAAATTGAAGCCCAAGAAACAAGCAGCCATCACAGAAAAGTGA